One Streptomyces coeruleorubidus DNA segment encodes these proteins:
- the argH gene encoding argininosuccinate lyase, whose amino-acid sequence MSSNSGDVRLWGGRFADGPAEALAKLSASVHFDWRLAPYDIAGSRAHARVLHKAGLLTEDELTRMIAGLDQLEADVADGSFVGTIADEDVHTALERGLLERLGPDLGGKLRAGRSRNDQVATLFRMYLRDHARVIGGLIAELQDALIGLAEAHPDVAMPGRTHLQHAQPVLFAHHVLAHVQALSRDAERLRQWDARTAVSPYGSGALAGSSLGLDPEAVAKDLGFEHGSAGNSIDGTASRDFVAEFAFITAMVGVNLSRIAEEVILWNTKEFSFVTLHDAFSTGSSIMPQKKNPDIAELARGKSGRLIGNLTGLLATLKALPLAYNRDLQEDKEPVFDSIDQLEILLPAFTGMMATLTVHRERMEELAPAGFSLATDIAEWLVKQGVPFRVAHEVAGECVKVAEAEGKELDELTDEQFAKISTHLTPEVRSVLNVPGALASRNGRGGTAPSAVAIQLAEVKADVAAQHEWALAKKKG is encoded by the coding sequence GTGAGCAGCAACAGCGGTGACGTACGGCTCTGGGGCGGCCGTTTCGCCGACGGTCCCGCCGAGGCCCTGGCCAAGCTGTCCGCGTCCGTCCACTTCGACTGGCGGCTCGCGCCGTACGACATCGCCGGTTCGCGTGCGCACGCGCGCGTGCTCCACAAGGCGGGCCTGCTCACCGAGGACGAGCTGACCCGGATGATCGCCGGGCTCGACCAGCTGGAGGCGGACGTCGCCGACGGCTCCTTCGTGGGCACCATCGCCGACGAGGACGTGCACACCGCCCTGGAGCGCGGCCTGCTGGAGCGGCTCGGCCCCGACCTCGGCGGCAAGCTGCGCGCGGGCCGCTCCCGCAACGACCAGGTCGCGACCCTCTTCCGGATGTACCTGCGCGACCACGCCCGGGTCATCGGAGGCCTGATCGCCGAGCTCCAGGACGCGCTGATCGGCCTGGCCGAGGCCCACCCGGACGTGGCGATGCCCGGCCGCACCCACCTCCAGCACGCCCAGCCGGTCCTCTTCGCCCACCACGTCCTCGCCCACGTCCAGGCACTGTCGCGGGACGCCGAGCGGCTGCGCCAGTGGGACGCGCGCACGGCGGTGTCGCCCTACGGCTCGGGCGCGCTGGCGGGCTCCTCGCTGGGCCTGGACCCGGAGGCGGTGGCGAAGGACCTCGGGTTCGAGCACGGCTCCGCCGGCAACTCCATCGACGGCACGGCTTCCCGGGACTTCGTCGCCGAGTTCGCGTTCATCACGGCGATGGTCGGCGTCAACCTCTCCCGGATCGCCGAGGAGGTCATCCTCTGGAACACGAAGGAGTTCTCCTTCGTGACCCTGCACGACGCGTTCTCCACCGGCTCGTCGATCATGCCGCAGAAGAAGAACCCGGACATCGCCGAGCTGGCGCGCGGCAAGTCCGGCCGCCTGATCGGCAATCTGACGGGCCTGCTGGCCACGCTCAAGGCCCTCCCGCTCGCGTACAACCGCGACCTCCAGGAGGACAAGGAGCCGGTCTTCGACTCCATCGACCAGCTGGAGATCCTGCTGCCGGCCTTCACCGGCATGATGGCCACGCTCACGGTCCACCGCGAGCGCATGGAGGAACTGGCCCCCGCCGGCTTCTCCCTCGCCACGGACATCGCCGAGTGGCTGGTCAAGCAGGGCGTACCGTTCCGTGTCGCCCACGAGGTGGCCGGTGAGTGCGTGAAGGTCGCCGAGGCGGAGGGCAAGGAACTGGACGAGCTGACGGACGAGCAGTTCGCGAAGATCTCCACCCACCTGACCCCCGAGGTCCGCTCGGTCCTCAACGTCCCCGGAGCCCTGGCCTCCCGTAACGGCCGGGGCGGCACGGCCCCGAGCGCGGTGGCGATCCAGCTGGCAGAGGTGAAGGCGGACGTGGCGGCCCAGCACGAGTGGGCTCTGGCCAAGAAGAAGGGCTGA